Genomic segment of Streptomyces sp. NA02950:
TGCTACCACTCCGCGTGCGACAAGACGTCGAACATCGACGACAAGGCCCTGGACCTGAACAGCGACGCGATCGCCAACGCGATCTGGACGCTCAGCTCCTAGGCCCTGGTGGGGCCGGCCGGGTGCCGGCCTCGTAGCTCACTTCTCCTGGCCCGGTCGCCGATCCCCGGCGGCCGGGCCGCGGTGTTCGGCGGCGATGCCGAAGCGGCGTCGTTCGCCCTGAGCGGACGACGCGGACCGCACGCTGGAGACGGTACGAATCACCGACTCCTCCGCCTCCGTCCCGTTCTCCTCGAGTCGCTCCAGGTCAGCGGCGGAGACCAGGGCGACGAGCGGCTTCCCGTGGCGGGTGACGACCACCCTCTCCCCGCCGTACACCACGCGGTTGATCAGCTCAGCGAGCTCAGCACGGGCTTGCGTCACCGGAATCTCATAAGCCATGCTCACCATGATAACGAAATGTACGTCCTGTACATTTTATAGAGAGCGCCTTGCGAGCCGCCGAGAGGTGACGCCATGGAACGACCGACCGCGCGCCATGTCCTGCCCGAGTTCACCGAACGCACCAGCTCGGGCGCCCGCACCATGGATCCGTACGCCAAGCTCCTCGCCGAGCGCATCGTCTTCCTCGGCACCCCGGTCGACGACACCTCGGCCAACGATGTGATCGCCCAGCTTGTCCACCTCGAGCACACCGCCCCCGACCAGGACATCTCGCTGTACATCAACTCCCCCGGCGGCTCGTTCGCCGCCATGACGGCGATCTACGACACCCTGCGGTTCGTCCGCTGCGACATCCAGACGGTCTGCCTGGGCCAGGCCGCCTCCTCCGCCGCGGTGCTGCTCGCCGCGGGGACGCCGGGCAAACGCCTGGCGCTCCCCGGCGCCCGGGTCCTGCTCCACCAGGCCGCCTTCGGCGAGCCGGTCCAGGGCAGCACCTCCGATCTGGCGATCCAGGCCGCGGAGTTGCTGCGCAGCCAGGCGCTGCTGGAGGAGCTGCTGGCCCGCCACACCGGCCGGAGCGTCGAGGAGATCCGCGCCGATATCGACCGCGACCGGATCTTCGACGCCCCGGCCGCGGTGGCGTACGGGCTGGTGGACCGGCTCACCGAGAGCCGCGGCGGGCCGGACGCGGCCGACGGGGCCAGGTGAGCGGGGATGCTTCCGCCGGAGCTGCCCCCGCTGCCCGCGCTGACCCGCGCGGAGGGGAGCCTGGTCGACGCCTATCTGGAGACGGTCGACCTGCTCG
This window contains:
- a CDS encoding ATP-dependent Clp protease proteolytic subunit, whose product is MERPTARHVLPEFTERTSSGARTMDPYAKLLAERIVFLGTPVDDTSANDVIAQLVHLEHTAPDQDISLYINSPGGSFAAMTAIYDTLRFVRCDIQTVCLGQAASSAAVLLAAGTPGKRLALPGARVLLHQAAFGEPVQGSTSDLAIQAAELLRSQALLEELLARHTGRSVEEIRADIDRDRIFDAPAAVAYGLVDRLTESRGGPDAADGAR
- a CDS encoding type II toxin-antitoxin system Phd/YefM family antitoxin, whose protein sequence is MAYEIPVTQARAELAELINRVVYGGERVVVTRHGKPLVALVSAADLERLEENGTEAEESVIRTVSSVRSASSAQGERRRFGIAAEHRGPAAGDRRPGQEK